The proteins below come from a single Salvelinus fontinalis isolate EN_2023a chromosome 1, ASM2944872v1, whole genome shotgun sequence genomic window:
- the LOC129857956 gene encoding gremlin-2-like: MFWRITLPVLLAGVLCVATDTRKPRPQGSIPSPFKTKGNLSDRQRLLPRKPEVLSSSREALVVTERRYLRRDWCKTQPLRQTVSEEGCRSRTVVNRFCYGQCNSFYIPHLMGPSSNRGPGSSRKNHNKVQEPFQSCSFCRPHRFTQLTVQLECPGLQPTFRHRKVQRVKQCRCMSVDVTGNGKL, encoded by the coding sequence ATGTTTTGGAGAATCACTCTTCCAGTCCTACTGGCTGGGGTACTCTGCGTAGCCACAGATACAAGGAAGCCCCGCCCCCAAGGCTCCATCCCTTCACCTTTCAAGACCAAAGGCAACCTGTCAGATCGTCAGCGCCTGTTGCCGCGGAAACCCGAAGTCCTTTCGTCAAGTCGGGAGGCCCTGGTGGTCACCGAGCGCCGGTACCTCCGACGTGACTGGTGCAAGACGCAACCCCTCCGCCAGACGGTGAGCGAGGAGGGCTGCCGAAGTCGTACGGTGGTCAACCGCTTCTGCTACGGCCAGTGTAACTCCTTCTACATCCCCCACCTCATGGGCCCCAGCTCAAATAGAGGCCCAGGGTCCAGCCGGAAAAACCACAACAAGGTCCAGGAGCCCTTCCAGTCCTGTTCCTTCTGCAGGCCACACCGTTTTACCCAGCTCACTGTTCAGCTGGAATGTCCGGGCCTCCAACCTACCTTTCGCCATCGCAAGGTACAGCGTGTCAAACAGTGTCGCTGTATGTCGGTGGACGTGACTGGTAACGGAAAACTGTGA